In Deinococcus maricopensis DSM 21211, one genomic interval encodes:
- a CDS encoding beta-ketoacyl-ACP synthase III, with amino-acid sequence MAIGITALGTYAPDRILTNTDLETMVDTTAEWITSRTGINERRIADEHEYASTVGIRAVQDLVRRHPTALDGVDMVVCATSSPDAFFPSTAALIAGEVGLAGAGAMDVSTACSGFVYALATAHGLIAGGVARKVLVIGSETLSKIVDWTDRGTCILFGDGAGAAVIGEVPDGYGFQSFVLGADSAGGPSLYKLAVADRIPGVNPDDATRQIGMNGREVFKFAVRVLGMSGKQALEKAGLTADQVDWLVPHQANIRIIEAASERFGIPMDRTVVNLGRYGNTSTATVPLALQEALDDGRIQHGQQLLLVAFGGGLSWAAGAMRWYGGEA; translated from the coding sequence ATGGCCATCGGCATCACCGCGCTCGGCACCTACGCACCCGACCGCATCCTGACCAACACCGACCTTGAAACCATGGTCGACACCACCGCCGAGTGGATCACCAGCCGCACCGGCATCAACGAACGCCGCATCGCCGACGAACACGAATACGCCAGCACCGTCGGCATCCGCGCCGTCCAGGATCTCGTGCGCCGCCACCCGACCGCCCTCGACGGCGTCGACATGGTCGTGTGCGCCACCAGCAGCCCCGACGCCTTCTTCCCCTCCACCGCCGCCCTCATCGCCGGCGAGGTCGGCCTCGCCGGTGCCGGCGCCATGGACGTCTCCACCGCCTGCAGCGGCTTCGTGTACGCCCTCGCCACCGCCCACGGCCTCATCGCCGGCGGCGTCGCCCGCAAAGTCCTCGTGATCGGCAGCGAAACCCTCAGCAAGATCGTCGACTGGACCGACCGCGGCACCTGCATCCTGTTCGGCGACGGCGCCGGCGCTGCCGTCATCGGCGAGGTCCCCGACGGGTACGGCTTCCAGTCGTTCGTGCTCGGCGCCGACAGCGCCGGCGGCCCCAGCCTGTACAAACTCGCCGTCGCCGACCGCATCCCCGGCGTGAACCCTGACGACGCCACCCGCCAGATCGGCATGAACGGCCGCGAAGTCTTCAAGTTCGCCGTACGCGTCCTCGGCATGAGCGGCAAACAGGCCCTCGAAAAAGCCGGCCTCACCGCCGACCAGGTGGACTGGCTCGTGCCGCACCAGGCGAACATCCGCATCATCGAAGCGGCCAGCGAACGCTTCGGGATTCCCATGGACCGCACGGTCGTGAACCTCGGCCGCTACGGCAACACCAGCACCGCCACCGTTCCCCTCGCCCTGCAGGAAGCTCTCGACGACGGCCGCATCCAGCACGGCCAGCAGCTGCTGCTCGTCGCGTTCGGCGGCGGGCTGTCCTGGGCCGCGGGCGCCATGCGCTGGTACGGTGGAGAGGCATGA
- a CDS encoding gamma-glutamylcyclotransferase family protein has protein sequence MTRSASPDDPPRVFVYGTLMPGERNAHVAGAGVHAARATLAGFALFHLEPEGYPVLRPDPDAAPVQGWVYTYAPAAWTAALPGLDALEGVHDQPPLYARVRAVAQAAGSALEAWVYVFVRHERLRQGGAVRVPGGDWAARRHGSP, from the coding sequence ATGACCCGTTCCGCCAGCCCGGATGACCCCCCGCGCGTGTTCGTGTACGGCACCCTGATGCCCGGCGAGCGCAACGCCCACGTGGCCGGCGCGGGCGTGCACGCGGCGCGCGCCACGCTGGCGGGGTTCGCGCTCTTTCACCTGGAGCCCGAAGGGTACCCGGTGCTGCGCCCCGACCCGGACGCGGCGCCCGTACAGGGGTGGGTGTACACGTACGCGCCGGCCGCGTGGACCGCGGCCCTGCCGGGCCTGGACGCGCTGGAGGGCGTGCACGATCAGCCGCCGCTGTACGCGCGCGTCCGTGCGGTCGCTCAGGCGGCGGGCAGCGCGCTGGAGGCCTGGGTGTACGTGTTCGTGCGCCACGAGCGGCTCCGGCAGGGTGGCGCGGTACGCGTTCCGGGCGGGGACTGGGCGGCGCGGCGGCACGGGTCGCCTTGA
- a CDS encoding S1C family serine protease — protein MSHRMARTARLLTLLALLASGAHAQSTTPAAPTARPAPAPSATATALDTALTRARAASLRIEHCPPVNCTRANGIGTAFYISTTGLALTAYHVVFGAPALSAVTPDGQRYPVKVVGYDETVDLALLQIGAKSATPALPIASAAPGVGERVGAIGNGGGARFRRVSGSLTALDARALRGDFPDRTLELRANLIPGDSGSAIVNARGEVVGVTSYIRTDGERIVSYAVPITARDPKLAELRAGVQRDAPVVGVRTAGDLTDRAFTLGLGGQRGAVFTDVQPGSPAARAGLRPVEVAAQSQSGEITRLKGDVVLAVNATRVQNFEEFINAVRALKVGDTVTLKLLRDGQPLSVQLKLAGHAQVFGSDEN, from the coding sequence ATGTCTCACCGCATGGCCCGCACCGCGCGCCTGCTGACGCTGCTCGCCCTGCTCGCGAGCGGCGCCCACGCGCAATCCACCACCCCCGCCGCGCCCACCGCCCGCCCCGCCCCGGCCCCCAGCGCCACCGCCACCGCCCTCGACACGGCCCTCACGCGCGCGCGCGCCGCCAGCCTGCGCATCGAGCACTGCCCGCCGGTCAACTGCACCCGCGCCAACGGCATCGGCACGGCCTTCTACATCAGCACCACCGGCCTCGCGCTTACCGCGTACCACGTGGTGTTCGGCGCGCCCGCCCTGAGCGCCGTCACGCCCGACGGCCAACGCTACCCCGTGAAGGTCGTCGGCTACGACGAGACCGTCGACCTCGCGCTGCTGCAGATCGGCGCGAAGAGCGCCACGCCGGCCCTGCCGATTGCGAGCGCCGCGCCTGGCGTGGGCGAGCGCGTGGGCGCCATCGGGAACGGCGGAGGCGCCCGCTTCCGCCGGGTGAGCGGCAGCCTCACGGCGCTGGACGCCCGCGCGCTGCGCGGCGACTTCCCGGACCGCACGCTTGAACTGCGCGCGAACCTGATTCCCGGCGACAGCGGCAGCGCCATCGTGAACGCGCGCGGCGAGGTGGTGGGCGTCACCAGCTACATCCGCACGGACGGGGAGCGCATCGTGTCGTACGCCGTGCCGATCACCGCGCGCGACCCGAAACTCGCGGAGCTGCGCGCAGGCGTCCAGCGCGACGCGCCGGTGGTGGGCGTGCGCACCGCCGGGGACCTCACGGACCGCGCGTTCACGCTCGGCCTGGGTGGGCAGCGCGGCGCGGTGTTCACGGACGTGCAGCCGGGCAGCCCGGCGGCGCGGGCGGGCCTGCGGCCGGTGGAGGTCGCGGCGCAGAGTCAGAGCGGCGAGATCACGCGCCTGAAGGGGGACGTGGTGCTGGCCGTGAACGCGACGCGCGTGCAGAATTTCGAGGAGTTCATCAACGCGGTGCGGGCCCTGAAGGTGGGCGACACCGTCACCCTGAAGCTGCTGCGTGACGGGCAGCCGCTGAGCGTGCAGCTGAAGCTCGCGGGGCACGCGCAGGTGTTCGGCAGCGACGAGAATTGA